The proteins below are encoded in one region of Balaenoptera acutorostrata chromosome 11, mBalAcu1.1, whole genome shotgun sequence:
- the C11H12orf50 gene encoding uncharacterized protein C12orf50 homolog isoform X1 codes for MEMQQNCSISCFWETQPLGCVKISCIFYHSKPRNINGLFLPPSSNITPQKETQEGIPPPTQSQVPLKPQENISRPIHHPLVLKTNFEEEEEEEDEQNDASSLWTKTPEEIEEKRAIKEMCYKSGEYYRFHTPPHTLSSKSIASTVEKELEKPLENGSELQEGDSLTVPTKFSLFERQGEIKASLDRKPRTDSAAFENGGGDCYIPQRIIFLGVDENEALTEEKEITMSKCSNAKDNKDSPHPKRSLTTRLVPTTHVLNATENISMKCREDPSSIHDVQPVRKPHFKGVKKRKWIYDEPKNFPGPGMQRAVQAPNPQNKMSYHRNNKNGNSENASYIHVQRDAVRTVSMNAPPRSRPTHGSYNKVDVNKEPKFNLCSDKYMSTSYNGSAWRKRIPFSKTYSKTEKIYTEPRRNGSK; via the exons ATGGAAATGCAG CAAAACTGCAGCATTTCATGCTTCTGGGAAACTCAGCCTCTTGGTTGTGTGAAGATCAGTTGTATCTTTTATCACAGCAAACCTCGAAATATCAATGGATTATTTTTGCCACCAAGTAGCA ATATCACACCGCAGAAAGAAACTCAGGAAGGAATTCCACCCCCAACCCAGAGTCAGGTACCTCTGAAACCTCAGGAGAATATATCACGACCCATTCACCATCCCttagttttaaaaacaaactttgaggaagaagaggaggaagaagatgaacaaaatg ATGCTTCTAGTTTATGGACAAAGACTcctgaagaaattgaagaaaaaagaGCAATAAAGGAGATGTGTTATAAATCTG GTGAATACTACAGATTTCATACTCCTCCACATACTTTATCATCTAAAAGCATAGCCTCTACGGTGGAAAAAGAGTTAGAAAAGCCTTTGGAAAATGGCAGTGAATTGCAGGAAG gggACAGTCTGACAGTTCCAACAAAATTCAGCCTATTTGAAAGGCAAGGTGAGATAAAAGCATCACTGGATAGGAAACCAAGGACTGACAGTGCTGCTTTTGAAAATGGAG GAGGTGACTGCTACATTCCACAGAGGATCATATTTCTTGGAGTAGACGAAAATGAAGCTTTaactgaagagaaagaaatcacGATGTCGAAATGTTCAAATGCTAAAG ataACAAGGACAGTCCTCATCCAAAGCGTTCCCTAACTACCCGACTAGTACCTACAACGCATGTATTAAATGCTACTGAGAATATCAGTATGAAGTGCAGAGAGGACCCCTCTTCAA tACATGATGTCCAGCCAGTGAGGAAGCCTCATTTTAAAGgcgtgaaaaaaagaaaatggatttatGATGAACCAAAGAACTTTCCTGGCCCAGGAATGCAGAGAG CAGTACAGGCTCCAAATCCCCAAAATAAAATGAGTTACCATCGCAATAATAAAAACGGAAATTCTGAGAATGCCTCCTATATCCATGTTCAGAGAGATGCTGTCAGAACTGTCTCAATGAATGCACCTCCCCGCAGCAGGCCCACACACGGGTCCTACAATAAAGTTGATGTTAACAAGGAGCCCAAATTCAACCTCTGTTCAG aTAAATATATGTCAACATCATATAATGGTTCAGCCTGGCGAAAAAGAATTCCTTTTTCAAAAACATattcaaaaactgaaaagatatatacag agcCAAGAAGAAATGGGAGCAAGTAA
- the C11H12orf50 gene encoding uncharacterized protein C12orf50 homolog isoform X2, with amino-acid sequence MEMQQNCSISCFWETQPLGCVKISCIFYHSKPRNINGLFLPPSSNITPQKETQEGIPPPTQSQVPLKPQENISRPIHHPLVLKTNFEEEEEEEDEQNDASSLWTKTPEEIEEKRAIKEMCYKSGEYYRFHTPPHTLSSKSIASTVEKELEKPLENGSELQEGDSLTVPTKFSLFERQGEIKASLDRKPRTDSAAFENGGGDCYIPQRIIFLGVDENEALTEEKEITMSKCSNAKVHDVQPVRKPHFKGVKKRKWIYDEPKNFPGPGMQRAVQAPNPQNKMSYHRNNKNGNSENASYIHVQRDAVRTVSMNAPPRSRPTHGSYNKVDVNKEPKFNLCSDKYMSTSYNGSAWRKRIPFSKTYSKTEKIYTEPRRNGSK; translated from the exons ATGGAAATGCAG CAAAACTGCAGCATTTCATGCTTCTGGGAAACTCAGCCTCTTGGTTGTGTGAAGATCAGTTGTATCTTTTATCACAGCAAACCTCGAAATATCAATGGATTATTTTTGCCACCAAGTAGCA ATATCACACCGCAGAAAGAAACTCAGGAAGGAATTCCACCCCCAACCCAGAGTCAGGTACCTCTGAAACCTCAGGAGAATATATCACGACCCATTCACCATCCCttagttttaaaaacaaactttgaggaagaagaggaggaagaagatgaacaaaatg ATGCTTCTAGTTTATGGACAAAGACTcctgaagaaattgaagaaaaaagaGCAATAAAGGAGATGTGTTATAAATCTG GTGAATACTACAGATTTCATACTCCTCCACATACTTTATCATCTAAAAGCATAGCCTCTACGGTGGAAAAAGAGTTAGAAAAGCCTTTGGAAAATGGCAGTGAATTGCAGGAAG gggACAGTCTGACAGTTCCAACAAAATTCAGCCTATTTGAAAGGCAAGGTGAGATAAAAGCATCACTGGATAGGAAACCAAGGACTGACAGTGCTGCTTTTGAAAATGGAG GAGGTGACTGCTACATTCCACAGAGGATCATATTTCTTGGAGTAGACGAAAATGAAGCTTTaactgaagagaaagaaatcacGATGTCGAAATGTTCAAATGCTAAAG tACATGATGTCCAGCCAGTGAGGAAGCCTCATTTTAAAGgcgtgaaaaaaagaaaatggatttatGATGAACCAAAGAACTTTCCTGGCCCAGGAATGCAGAGAG CAGTACAGGCTCCAAATCCCCAAAATAAAATGAGTTACCATCGCAATAATAAAAACGGAAATTCTGAGAATGCCTCCTATATCCATGTTCAGAGAGATGCTGTCAGAACTGTCTCAATGAATGCACCTCCCCGCAGCAGGCCCACACACGGGTCCTACAATAAAGTTGATGTTAACAAGGAGCCCAAATTCAACCTCTGTTCAG aTAAATATATGTCAACATCATATAATGGTTCAGCCTGGCGAAAAAGAATTCCTTTTTCAAAAACATattcaaaaactgaaaagatatatacag agcCAAGAAGAAATGGGAGCAAGTAA